Below is a genomic region from Biomphalaria glabrata chromosome 3, xgBioGlab47.1, whole genome shotgun sequence.
tatatttttcaaaaaaggtgaacgacctgaattcaaactcgagggcTAAAACCTCCTTAGCCTCCTTAAGACAATAAACTAACCATTATGCCAGGAAAGTGctaatgaaaatagaaggttttatagtttctattttagattcaaactttttttctacaaagtataaaggggactaattaaaCTTATAGTACCtgatcagtcaagtacaatttctttctttcgcttgttcgagataccaaacaaaataaattactaataattcattaactcattgttatattttttaaatgattcttgttttggtaggtaaaaaaaaatgtgcaatatttcagcttgatctgagattgggtgtgggaaaaaataacgagtaaaaacttttgaccagacagacagagtgagtaaatGTAAGCTTCGTACAAAGTTAACCACCAGCTCtcaaaataatagtaaaaattctGTGCGTTGAtcacaaagaaataaagaattaTGGTAGCTGTTTTTAAATAGTGTGTAAAACAAAGAAGGCagctaaatttttttaaattgtcaaaaAATTGCTCTTACCTTCCCATTGGTCACTTTAGGACGTTCATAGCGCAAAGCTGCAGCAAGACCTACAGGCCAGATTGATACTTTTGTTGTGTTTCTCATctattacaagaaaaaaacaaaactcaaaGGCTTTCGAAATCATTGCCATTCCCTAAAGGCTaataactatcgtaaaaaaaaagaatttgcaAAACGTTTCGGTCAAGAGCGTAGCCGGGGGAggggtttaaaatttaaaacccctccaggtgCTTTTGATtataaaatccccctacagatagttttgaggttgagaacctctcttcattattattctaaagcaaactaaattCACCAAATTCTATTAGCGTAGCTAAGGCACTGGCAGATCCAGGGGGAGCGTTAGGGgcgattgccccccccccctcccactcggccggacgaattttagtatagaattcacacaatttgtatacgaatttattacttatgttaataatatatactaattatttatatttcaacatatttttagattatttcgcccccccttctagtattttggccgttttggtagggtcgggggggggggcgatggcatcaatctgCCCCCCCACCAtgaactttcgagtggggggggcggtcctatttatttgcagaaatcacagcttgctaacagaatcaattaaaaatatctatatgataaaaaaaatttgtattggTATTTTATGTCGTTCatctttggccgattggaagggaaGAAgtgaatacctctactgcccttcccatctaaaccctttgagtgtggtgggggtgggggcagtcctacttttatggagaaatcatagtatgttaacaaaattagtcgaatatctatataatataaacaggtggaagtgcgatacacgcaatcaccttccccccatcggacaaaccaatactttttctttttgtattatagtaagaaattacaaaatttaaaaaatctgtcactaatataatttatatatgctataaagtaaattcttatatcgagtcgcccaacctctattctttaatgcaaaatacaatcattagcagaaattataagaaggagcgaggattaatcgttttcattttaccgcccttcccctttccagacagagtttgtgttatttcacatgaatttatcataactattttaagaaagactttgctttggaaaagttataattcaaacgaaatttttcaatataacagtcacggttgagatgagttcaaaagccagataatcttttcctagtcgcctttttccaacctttactctatctcatatttttctagttaaataaatttaggactataactcacaatttatgcttacattttattgaatattattaatcaaatatttttttttcggcggcgatcctcaaagccttaatctaaatatgttgggtatcttatcttttcaaagaacaaatcggttttatttccaatgtattaagggactataaattcatattagaatatttttccacattatttaaaaggtcctttataatagaatgaataataagctgcaggtcaggagaatgcgttactgcagtgaagaatgccaaaaaacgcttttagcgttgaggctacgccccgaacctcactgatgaataataagctgtagatgtcagaagaatgcgtttctgcagtgaagaatgcaagaagaCGCATTTAAattcggggcttcgccccgaaccccaccaATAAATAATGACCTGTAGATGTCAGGacaatgcgtttcagccgtgaaaaaatgcaagaaaacgcttgtggcgtcggggcttcgccccgaaccccactgacaaaacttacagcgctttcccagacccccaagcttgcaagacaaaggcctcaacatgactgtttttttttcgcctaagattgagaaacagtcttattttattctcatatatcgaatatatacgaatatatatatgctgtactcacgtttatgcatagggttagggtttactgggcgtccgggttagggtttggaaaaaaatcgccccccccactccaaagttctggatccgccagtgagctaagggggttttgaatttgttaaaataaaactctagagattttttagtttaaatcccccagcaaacttcccttttcgatataaaatctaagcaatttacagtcacctaattccaagagcgtagccaagagaggttacacatttctaccagttgtTGGTCTTCATTAATAATTGTggttcaacaaagatggcttcGACGGATTTTAGGACTATgttatagagattgggtctcaatcaaggaaatcctatgccgaactgggaatcGACCCCTTACTAAGGttatgacagagcgtcgcatgaattttgctggacatgttctccgacaaaatgaattacgcatactaatagttgcgatgacatggaggccattacgaggaaagcgcaaacagcgACATCCTAGTACAAATTGGCGCCAAACTtttatggaggtcctcagagcagtggacaccaggtggtgagagacttcagacattgccaataaCAAATGTTTGTGGAGGCAGCTTATCGttaatgcgccgaacggcgcgggagtcctaagtaagtaagaatagcagattgggtttttgaactaaaactttttaatagcaggattatgtactgtagatacctcagaatatgcattttgttggctttcaataacggaaatagtgcttggaggcggggctccgccccgaacAACACTGgtggagctcacagcgctccccagactcccttgctggcaagggcggggtATCTGCAACTTTTcaactaactccaggaagaacctattacaataaacgtcttcttCCGCAAGAATGAATGTTCAGTATGTAATAaagattacacacacacacatatatatatatatatatatatatatgtgtgtctgtgGTGGGAGAAGGGGGATAAAAAATCCCCCCAGGCCCCCCACTCccaccgaaaataaaatatgaatatttagtttactaaagtatttgaaaataaaaagaaatctatttcttttctaaaatatttacattaccAGTTTTTACCAAAATTAATAAGATAAACAGCTTTGTCAAATCGAaattagttttttctttttcacatAATGATTCACGAGAACAGTGATACAAGGCTGTCTACTTTCACCGACTCTTTTCAATAACTTCCTTAAAAGAAAATGGAAGATGCACTCGAAGGTTAAAAATATTACTAACTTTGCGGAAGACATAGAGTCATAGATGGTCTGgtagggacagaagaagaactagctaacttggtgatgcgcatagacaagacttgTGTAGCACATGGTATGTAGATCAAAgccgaaaacaaaaaaaaatattattctaaaaagcttatattaagcgtagttgtataaattactttggatcagtcaaataattaaatgtgtatcagatgtagactaacaatctgtgtgattagaaatatttttatcaattgttttagttttagtatagcaattttatgcttttatcttttttaataCGATATGATTCTATAATTTATCTCGACAAGTTGAGAAAACAGGAAAGGGCAATAAAGAatggggtatcttggtgaatgttaaCGTAATCGatttataaatgattttttttttaaagttgaaagacCTGAGCTCGAACTCCATTGACTGCTAAAGCCTCCTTAAGCCATTGTGCGAGCGAATCGTTTTTTGAAAattgaaggttttatagttatctgttGCAAGCTTCAAAATTTAAAAGCAGCGACCTACAATTTCAAAAAAGGGGCTAATTCTATATATACCACCACATTAttgaagtacaatttctttaacttgttattatatataccaaacaaagtaattaattaacaaaagttaatttattaattgattttttttttgtattaattcttgtgttgtcagataaaaaaataattgttcaaaatttcagcctTATCTGAGATtgaatgtgggagaaataacgtgtacaaactttttaccagacagacagatggagttgatataaactttgtagaaacacaaattatgaccaatagccaacagggcttttaAAAGGCACATCAGTATTGGTGGCGAAAAGCTAAGAAGTGTTCGTATTTGGAGCAATTGTCTCAGATGAAAGAACCAAGCCAGAATCGCCCAGTCTACAGCAGTACttgcaaaactaaaaaaaaatttgaaaggaCAAAGGCCTATCCCttgacactaaaatcagactggtgacggccacattcttatatgcttgcgaatcttggacgctgactgctgATGTCGAGAAGAGGCTCCTAGCAATAGAGTTAAGAAGCTACGGAAAGATCACTAGTATCACtagtatcacttacaaagaccgcgtCACAAATGAAGTAgtaagaaacaggattaatacagaaATTGGATCCCACGATGAACTGCTAACCATTTtcaaaaacgcaaactaaaacactatggccacatcacaaggtcctcgggcctcgcaaagacctttcgtTAGGGAACAGAACCagtaaaaaaagaagaggcagacagagaaagcaatgggaagatgGCCTAATTACAAGTAATACCTACTTCTTCAAATAGTTGCAAACTATATGCATTGTCATCATCAGCGAAATACACAACACCGTCATCGTAGGGAGATGTGTTTTCTCTCAGCCAGTCTAGAGCAGCATTGCGTTGTAGCACGCCTCGGGGCTTTAGCGAGTGGGGATCTGTTCGTTTCATTTTATACTCTGAAGGCGTAGCGACGTACAGATGTGTAGAATGTATTCTAGTCCTATTGAGAAAGTTCTGCACTAAAACTGTTTTTTCAGGAGAGTCTTCGATGACGATCCAGTGAATGTTTGGCACATGGAGCAGAGTATGGCTTAGTCTTGTTAGTTCTGCCTTTTGTTCCAGCCTTGCATATGTTGGAGTGATGACATAGATAATGGACAATGATTTCAACGAACGTGCACTGATTTTTTCATTATCACGTTTGTTTTctggaaataacaaaaaaaaaattaaaaaaaaataacaactggAAAAAATAAGATGTCATAGCTGTAAAAATCTGAAAATTacgagtttgtttgtttctaactTTTCATTGTCGTTTTTAGGAATGGGCTTTTAATCACAAACTATAAATTTACGCTAATctatgaaataaagccatttcctgttagtctCCATTGAGATAATTTTTTGACAATGCtaaaactaaataatttaaCCTAGCCCTCACGTTTGGCTCAGATATTAAGTCCGGCGTAACTgctttcactaacaggagaaaggGCGAAGGCTAATGATTCtctcaagtttttctctttcgacaagaaaataaaagtagttttgtgaAAATGGGTGTAACCattaagccgatacattcatatctattaaaaaacgaAAGAAGAGCGagatgaataggatataaagtataatttaaaaaacgggtttacccgatttgttaaatgaatgtgATTTTAAAGTACGTCAGGatgtctaaattcgcagatataaggaacgaatttatgtaaaaaaaaaaaaagcctttgaaACACACacttgaaggttaattttattatataatgaaatcactggattatattttgtattttcatgtgtcaaagtaaaaaaatatatgtgctaagtgtagttcttaaaattagatctagatctagatcctttcgatcttgtatctgtaaacatggcctagatccatgaaatagtgaCACTTTCATAGaattgggcaacttttttttgagggtctctagtttgttttagggctactatacatacgtaACGGTTCTAGTTAaaacccaaggaacatttatgccaagttttttCAAGAGTGGTCATCAAAAGGGTAAAGTTTTGGTTTATCGACAAAGACGTGACAATTAAAGACAAGACTAGGGTTTGAGTTGTAACGAAAGAAAACACAGAATAATTTTGGCAGCTTTagtgagagttttttttttttagttctctgATAGTTAGCTGAAAGACATACGATATGTTCCCTTCATTACGTATTAAACGTATTACTTGACATCGTTCATTATCCTCGAGTATCTTTATATCCTTCGACTGTGTTAGTTGAGTTTGAGCTTTTGTTACACAAGACACAGCGTGAAGGCGCATATAAACAGTAAACATAGGATAGGCCTAATTCTTTGGTCTACCCTTTCTAGTTTTGTAATAAAACTAAATCCTGTGTTCGTTGAGCTGAAAACAAATAAGGTCCCAAACTGTAATAGAGTTGGCTGTTGGTCTTCTAAGACCTCACCGACACCTTCTCGCCAACagatagtatatatatatatatatttaccacattctggtggaatcaacgctggtatcgtcagttaggagagaaagagttaaaatgtgtTTGTACAATACAATGAAAAagaatctttataagaaatcAAACGAATCACTCACGCAGATCCCAAATCAGCATTGTCCATAGAACAA
It encodes:
- the LOC106075993 gene encoding galactosylgalactosylxylosylprotein 3-beta-glucuronosyltransferase 1-like; its protein translation is MKKNKRDNEKISARSLKSLSIIYVITPTYARLEQKAELTRLSHTLLHVPNIHWIVIEDSPEKTVLVQNFLNRTRIHSTHLYVATPSEYKMKRTDPHSLKPRGVLQRNAALDWLRENTSPYDDGVVYFADDDNAYSLQLFEEMRNTTKVSIWPVGLAAALRYERPKVTNGKVTGWYTYYKPDRPFATDMAGFAINLNLIHQHPEAKFSNIFAAGSQESTFLTLFHLTLDDLEPKANMCSEVLVWHTRTEKSKTPYEEAMVKLYGADAYPNIEV